Proteins encoded within one genomic window of Arachis ipaensis cultivar K30076 chromosome B08, Araip1.1, whole genome shotgun sequence:
- the LOC107614336 gene encoding uncharacterized protein LOC107614336 produces MILFNSMEDLKQSLLYTTLELQQTRAAVHEELKKRDEQLLILKDLLNKTIRERDEANDKCQRLLLEKLLLQQQNNPVSGISSIEDDHRRNNNNNNNINTTSSDCEESIVSSPVIEHHLSATESAMIEAVTPTGPLPEKGKLLQAVMKAGPLLQTLLLAGPLPQWRHPPPPLESFEIPPVTIPSPPLLHQDVNNNNNNSRKREFCDASESSPIETKYQRVALH; encoded by the coding sequence ATGATCCTTTTCAATTCAATGGAGGACCTCAAACAGTCTCTTCTATATACCACTCTGGAGCTTCAACAAACTAGAGCTGCAGTCCACGAGGAACTCAAGAAGAGAGATGAACAACTCCTCATCCTCAAGGATCTGCTCAACAAGACCATAAGAGAAAGAGATGAAGCCAATGACAAATGccagagacttctcttggagaagcttcttcttcagcaacAGAATAATCCTGTCTCTGGAATCTCAAGCATTGAAGATGACCACAgaagaaacaacaacaacaacaacaacatcaacaccACCTCATCAGACTGTGAAGAAAGCATTGTGTCATCACCAGTGATTGAGCACCACTTGTCAGCAACAGAATCTGCCATGATTGAAGCAGTGACACCAACAGGGCCACTTCCAGAAAAGGGTAAGCTGTTGCAGGCAGTCATGAAAGCAGGTCCTCTGCTTCAAACCCTGCTTCTTGCAGGCCCACTCCCTCAATGGAGACACCCTCCACCGCCCCTTGAGTCCTTTGAGATTCCACCTGTCACTATTCCTTCACCACCACTACTCCATCAAGAtgttaacaacaacaacaacaacagcagaaAAAGAGAATTTTGTGATGCCTCTGAGTCTTCTCCAATTGAGACCAAGTACCAAAGGGTTGCACTTCACTGA